From uncultured Roseateles sp., the proteins below share one genomic window:
- a CDS encoding alpha/beta fold hydrolase: MKIFSCLFATETNTFAPAPTGWGSFQEHVIYRGDASKRATKGFGIYMHELEKMLAAEGHELVESVTAFAQPLGRTVREVYESLRDDILEDLRAAGPVGAVILVLHGAMVAEGYDDCEGDVLERVRAIVGPDVPIGVELDLHCHFTERMRRNADAIICFKEYPHVDAVQRMKELIRIVLDTASGKVRPTTAVFDCKMVGLWFTTREPMISFVKRMQEVEQRPGVLSVSLGHGFPWADVPESGCKLWVVTDNDPALAASVAAELGREFWDLREQTVIPTMSADEAMKAAMAVQGGPVVMADIADNPGGGAMSDSTFLLREVLDRGIADTVFGFFWDLGAVRICADAGVGAKVALRVGGKCGPASGNPVDLPVVVRAIIDDHVQIGMGGGEERTPLGRTVWVQAANGMDLVLVSIRGQVFSPKAFTDLGIDLAGKKLMVLKSTQHFHAQFAPIAKEVLYVTTPGAKDMNFGRLPYVVRDLDYWPRVADPHGFNKPANAQASVPGQLYVIDGLKLHLHRSGPAPTRKGPPTVVIESGAGTSAAVYSRLQKALAAKYPVCSYDRPGLGWSEADSQPLDALRNAHRLHALLAAAGVTGPIVLIGHSLGGPLARVYAEAYPEQVVGLMMLDASHPDQFAMMDGLMDEQFAAEREKRAKVLAGGPPPPELAMVEAVFADMPEVIAQLKAQYRPEAIDAMALEMRGKAEIARQAAASGDLGARPLAVLWAPQTEVPGVPAAIAEIQKRWPDYQQAHAALSSRGRVMMLEGATHMGIAVLPPFVARVVEEIDGIMAQLGTP; this comes from the coding sequence ATGAAGATCTTTTCCTGCCTGTTTGCCACCGAAACCAATACCTTTGCGCCCGCGCCCACCGGCTGGGGCAGCTTCCAAGAGCATGTCATCTACCGGGGCGACGCCAGCAAGCGCGCGACCAAGGGCTTCGGCATCTATATGCACGAGCTCGAGAAGATGCTGGCTGCCGAGGGCCACGAGCTGGTCGAGAGCGTCACCGCCTTCGCCCAGCCGCTGGGCCGCACCGTACGCGAGGTCTATGAAAGCCTGCGCGACGACATCCTGGAAGACCTCAGAGCCGCCGGCCCCGTGGGCGCCGTCATCCTGGTGCTGCACGGCGCCATGGTGGCCGAAGGTTATGACGACTGCGAGGGCGATGTGCTGGAGCGCGTGCGCGCCATCGTCGGCCCCGACGTGCCCATAGGCGTCGAGCTGGACCTGCACTGCCACTTCACCGAGCGCATGCGACGCAACGCCGACGCCATCATCTGCTTCAAGGAGTACCCGCACGTCGATGCCGTGCAGCGCATGAAGGAGCTGATACGCATCGTGCTGGACACCGCCTCGGGCAAGGTGCGGCCGACCACGGCGGTGTTCGACTGCAAGATGGTGGGCCTGTGGTTCACCACGCGCGAACCGATGATCAGCTTCGTCAAGCGCATGCAGGAGGTCGAGCAGCGCCCGGGCGTGCTGTCGGTGTCGCTGGGCCACGGCTTCCCCTGGGCCGACGTGCCCGAGTCGGGCTGCAAGCTCTGGGTCGTGACCGACAACGACCCGGCCCTGGCCGCCTCGGTGGCCGCTGAACTGGGCCGCGAATTCTGGGACCTGCGTGAGCAGACCGTGATCCCGACGATGTCGGCCGACGAGGCCATGAAGGCTGCGATGGCGGTGCAGGGCGGCCCGGTGGTGATGGCCGACATCGCCGACAACCCCGGCGGCGGCGCGATGAGCGACAGCACCTTCCTGCTGCGCGAGGTGCTGGACCGAGGCATTGCCGACACCGTCTTCGGCTTCTTCTGGGACCTGGGCGCGGTGCGCATCTGCGCCGATGCCGGCGTGGGCGCGAAGGTGGCCTTGCGGGTGGGCGGCAAGTGCGGCCCGGCCTCGGGCAATCCGGTCGATCTGCCGGTGGTGGTGAGGGCGATCATCGACGACCACGTGCAGATCGGCATGGGCGGCGGCGAGGAACGCACCCCGCTGGGGAGAACCGTGTGGGTGCAGGCGGCCAATGGCATGGACCTGGTGCTGGTCAGCATCCGCGGCCAGGTGTTTTCGCCGAAGGCGTTCACCGATCTGGGCATAGACCTGGCGGGCAAGAAGCTGATGGTGCTGAAGTCCACCCAGCACTTCCACGCCCAGTTCGCACCGATCGCCAAGGAGGTGCTCTACGTCACCACGCCCGGCGCCAAGGACATGAACTTCGGCCGCCTGCCCTACGTCGTGCGCGACCTGGACTACTGGCCACGGGTGGCCGATCCGCACGGCTTCAACAAGCCCGCGAACGCGCAAGCCTCCGTACCTGGCCAGCTGTATGTGATCGACGGCCTGAAGCTGCACCTGCACCGCAGCGGCCCCGCGCCCACGCGCAAGGGCCCGCCGACCGTGGTGATCGAAAGCGGCGCCGGCACGTCCGCGGCGGTGTACTCACGTCTGCAGAAAGCGCTGGCGGCCAAGTACCCGGTCTGCAGCTATGACCGCCCGGGCCTGGGCTGGAGCGAGGCCGACAGCCAGCCGCTGGACGCGCTGCGCAATGCGCATCGCCTGCATGCGCTGCTGGCCGCGGCCGGCGTCACCGGACCCATCGTGCTGATCGGTCATTCGCTGGGCGGGCCGCTGGCCCGGGTCTATGCCGAGGCCTACCCCGAGCAGGTGGTCGGCCTGATGATGCTGGACGCCAGCCACCCGGACCAGTTCGCGATGATGGACGGGTTGATGGATGAGCAGTTCGCCGCCGAGCGCGAGAAGCGGGCCAAGGTTCTCGCTGGCGGCCCGCCGCCGCCGGAGCTGGCCATGGTGGAGGCGGTGTTTGCCGACATGCCCGAGGTGATCGCGCAACTGAAGGCCCAGTACCGGCCCGAGGCGATTGATGCGATGGCGCTGGAAATGCGTGGCAAGGCCGAGATCGCTCGCCAGGCCGCGGCCTCCGGCGATCTGGGCGCGCGCCCGCTGGCGGTGCTGTGGGCGCCGCAAACCGAAGTGCCCGGCGTGCCGGCCGCCATCGCCGAGATCCAGAAGCGCTGGCCGGACTACCAGCAGGCCCATGCCGCACTGTCCTCGCGCGGCCGCGTGATGATGCTGGAGGGCGCCACCCACATGGGCATTGCCGTGCTGCCGCCCTTTGTCGCTCGCGTGGTCGAAGAGATCGACGGCATCATGGCCCAGCTGGGTACGCCATGA
- a CDS encoding serine hydrolase domain-containing protein: MSETQTPPTPALTGLAAIEALLAPHKRSDAPGLVVGIAHNGKTIFRRGYGLANLEHGVANAPHTRMRLASTSKHFTSLAILLLAEEGLLDIDDLVHKHLPELPDFGPAGPTLRQLMHHTGGMRSDAELSALAHGLTILPKGAAIDLLSVQSELNFAPGSHFIYSNGGYRMLANVVARLSGQSFERFLVERICEPLGMLDTQAAPSDFEVHAGLAGLYQALPSGGWQHGMYVSTETNGSGSLISTVDDMLRWLAHMRSPDKKVGSPASWALMTSPTTLTSGTVIDYGLGLMRETYRGVETWHHSGGWMGGSAQMLTVPAHGLDIIAISNGAGEHPVLLAQKIVDALLAEHLTEPPEQRMDASRYPSMIGQRYHAPSTGAVLEISEMTGRLGVAKLCLGWVGYLPTPARIGPKGPWLAAHDVAAGPIEVDATGWDGKTVPATITVADGGNVQLMHRLIPEEAPTAAALAPQLVGRYRAPDLNASAEVVLQGERLLLRMQGQDGRVDLLLTPLSSEVMHCIGVEPMLAQYGGGTVNVDRQGEHVISLRMDNLRTRHIRLFRLLTEETPA; the protein is encoded by the coding sequence ATGTCTGAAACTCAAACTCCACCTACCCCTGCCCTCACAGGCCTGGCCGCCATTGAAGCCTTGCTGGCGCCGCACAAGCGCAGCGACGCGCCCGGCCTGGTCGTGGGCATTGCCCACAACGGCAAGACGATTTTCCGCCGCGGCTACGGCCTGGCCAATCTCGAGCACGGCGTGGCCAATGCGCCGCACACGCGCATGCGCCTGGCCTCGACCAGCAAACACTTCACCTCGCTGGCCATCCTGCTGCTGGCCGAAGAAGGCCTGCTGGACATCGACGACCTGGTGCACAAGCACCTGCCCGAGCTGCCGGACTTCGGTCCGGCCGGCCCCACCCTGCGCCAGCTGATGCACCACACCGGCGGCATGCGCTCGGACGCCGAACTGTCCGCACTGGCTCACGGCCTGACGATACTGCCCAAGGGCGCGGCCATCGACCTGCTGTCGGTACAGAGCGAACTCAACTTCGCCCCGGGCAGCCACTTCATCTACTCCAACGGCGGCTACCGCATGCTGGCCAATGTGGTGGCCAGGCTCAGCGGCCAGAGCTTCGAGCGTTTCCTGGTCGAACGCATCTGCGAACCACTGGGCATGCTGGACACCCAGGCGGCGCCCAGCGACTTCGAAGTGCATGCCGGCCTGGCCGGTCTGTATCAGGCCCTGCCCTCGGGCGGCTGGCAGCATGGCATGTACGTCAGCACCGAGACCAACGGCAGCGGTTCGCTGATCTCGACGGTGGATGACATGCTGCGCTGGCTGGCCCATATGCGCAGCCCCGACAAGAAGGTCGGCTCGCCGGCCAGCTGGGCGCTGATGACATCGCCGACGACACTCACCAGCGGCACGGTCATCGACTACGGCCTCGGCCTGATGCGCGAGACCTATCGCGGTGTCGAGACCTGGCACCACTCGGGCGGCTGGATGGGGGGCTCGGCGCAGATGCTCACCGTGCCGGCCCATGGGCTGGACATCATCGCCATCTCCAACGGGGCGGGAGAGCACCCGGTGCTGCTGGCGCAAAAAATCGTCGACGCGCTGCTGGCCGAGCACCTGACCGAGCCGCCCGAACAGCGCATGGACGCAAGCCGCTACCCATCGATGATAGGCCAGCGCTACCACGCGCCCAGCACCGGCGCGGTGCTTGAAATTTCCGAAATGACCGGCCGGCTGGGCGTTGCCAAGCTGTGCCTGGGCTGGGTCGGTTATTTGCCGACGCCGGCGCGCATCGGGCCCAAGGGCCCCTGGTTGGCGGCCCATGACGTGGCGGCCGGTCCGATCGAGGTGGACGCCACCGGCTGGGACGGCAAGACCGTGCCGGCGACCATCACGGTGGCCGACGGCGGCAATGTGCAGCTCATGCACCGCCTGATCCCGGAAGAGGCGCCGACGGCCGCCGCCCTGGCACCGCAACTGGTGGGCCGCTATCGCGCGCCGGACCTGAACGCCAGCGCCGAAGTGGTCTTGCAGGGCGAGCGGCTGTTGCTGCGCATGCAGGGCCAGGACGGCCGGGTCGACCTGCTGCTGACGCCGCTGTCCAGCGAGGTGATGCACTGCATCGGCGTCGAGCCGATGCTGGCGCAGTACGGCGGTGGCACCGTCAACGTCGACCGCCAAGGCGAGCACGTCATCAGCCTGCGCATGGACAACCTCAGAACCCGCCACATCCGCCTGTTCCGCCTGCTGACCGAGGAGACCCCAGCATGA
- a CDS encoding MFS transporter has protein sequence MAPPTLVSAEPAEAAALPDAPVAEAQRASAGAWYALAVLVIAMVLGAIDKVIMTLLAEPVRHALTLSDTQLGLLQGAGLALFTGIATFPLGWLSDRYDRRVVLAACVIVWSVAAGSRGLAQDFGLLFIASIGVGAGEAGLGPITHSMIPDLFPRAQRVLANAVFALSSIFGAALGAMLGGAISGAMDGARPMLPASLQHLESWRLSFIAIATCGAPVALLLLTIQRPVRTAPVARHADLQAVQGISFGDYLRQHWKVLARLVVGNGVASVGLIAVGSWIPILAARQFGATPAQVGQGLGLAFIAGTLGGAVVGLAVMRWLGKGMGGAAALRIIIAGNLITALLSVLLLFVRSHTDVFALLALLIAPLIAGTLVLPNILQDVGPAHLRARVIALLTMASLPFGVLGPLLIGLMSDALKSTPNGLAYAVVGITLVGGAVGALILRATEPSLLRLMHTQQQAQD, from the coding sequence ATGGCCCCCCCCACTTTGGTATCCGCCGAGCCGGCGGAGGCGGCAGCCTTGCCGGATGCGCCGGTGGCCGAGGCCCAGCGGGCCTCGGCGGGCGCCTGGTATGCGCTGGCGGTGCTGGTCATCGCCATGGTGCTGGGCGCGATCGACAAGGTCATCATGACCCTGTTGGCCGAGCCGGTGCGCCACGCACTGACCCTGTCCGACACGCAGCTGGGCCTGCTGCAGGGCGCCGGCCTGGCGCTGTTCACCGGCATCGCCACCTTCCCGCTGGGCTGGCTGAGCGACCGCTATGACCGGCGCGTGGTGCTGGCGGCCTGCGTCATCGTCTGGAGCGTGGCCGCCGGCTCACGCGGCCTGGCGCAGGACTTCGGCCTGCTCTTCATCGCCTCCATCGGCGTCGGCGCGGGTGAGGCCGGCCTGGGGCCCATCACCCACAGCATGATCCCGGACCTGTTCCCGCGTGCCCAGCGCGTGCTCGCCAATGCGGTGTTCGCGCTGTCCAGCATCTTCGGTGCGGCCCTGGGCGCGATGCTGGGCGGCGCCATTTCCGGCGCGATGGACGGCGCCCGGCCGATGCTGCCGGCATCGCTTCAGCATCTGGAAAGCTGGCGCCTGAGCTTCATCGCCATCGCCACCTGCGGCGCACCGGTGGCCCTGCTGCTGCTGACGATACAGCGCCCGGTCAGGACCGCGCCAGTCGCACGCCATGCCGACCTTCAGGCGGTGCAAGGCATCAGCTTCGGCGACTATCTGCGCCAGCACTGGAAGGTGCTCGCCCGGCTGGTGGTCGGCAACGGCGTGGCCAGCGTCGGCCTGATCGCCGTGGGCAGCTGGATCCCCATCCTCGCGGCACGCCAGTTCGGTGCCACGCCGGCCCAGGTGGGCCAGGGCCTGGGCCTGGCCTTCATCGCCGGCACGCTGGGCGGCGCGGTGGTGGGCCTGGCCGTGATGCGCTGGCTGGGCAAGGGCATGGGCGGGGCGGCGGCGCTGCGCATCATCATCGCGGGCAATCTGATCACCGCCCTGCTGTCGGTGCTGCTGCTGTTCGTGCGCTCGCATACCGATGTATTCGCGCTGCTGGCCCTGCTGATTGCGCCGCTGATCGCCGGCACGCTGGTGCTGCCCAACATCCTGCAGGACGTCGGCCCCGCGCATCTGCGCGCCCGCGTCATCGCCCTGCTGACGATGGCCTCGCTGCCCTTCGGCGTCCTCGGCCCGCTGCTGATAGGCCTGATGTCCGATGCCCTCAAGTCCACACCCAATGGCCTGGCCTATGCCGTGGTCGGCATCACCCTGGTCGGCGGCGCCGTGGGCGCCCTGATCCTGCGCGCCACCGAGCCCTCGCTGCTGCGCCTGATGCACACGCAGCAGCAGGCCCAGGACTGA
- a CDS encoding TonB-dependent receptor, with protein MQATSPHLLRPLTLALALALASLGSAAQNAAPAVSAAQPQPLNIPAQAAPQALLQLMEQTKLQLIYSPDLLRGITTKAVKGSFTPMEALARMLEGTGLQAVGTGVNAATIRPTLPAPDRSDRVEALDTVMISATRRREPVREIPLQVSVLQGEALERSGARSLADYISGQPGVNLSDTGGLTKSLSIRGVTTGQQTVATVGVYVDDVATGSSGPYSAGAGTPLNMGLLDLHHIEILRGPQGTLYGAGAMGGVLKYVTNEPDSSAFGGKVTLGASATQNGGTGWTASAVVNAPLKEDVAALRVAAFHDQFGGYIDAVGVAAGPDVNRGKTEGARVSLLLTPTSRLTVRLSAMTQKANREGQGLVDLSPSTGQLIEGDLKRRIYASEPFSNNTSLYGIDAEYDFGPARLNAITSAQDTSIQALIDISPAGLALLAGMGVPAKSVGADSHVTQHRVSQEFRLTSRASRSIEWLAGLYLTRERASTDGGIAATLKSGSPMVLLKTSLPSTYKEVAGYGDITWHATPALALTAGLRLARNSQNYHDMSSGLLVGGTSDTPGSSSETSTTYLATAKYALSPLSNVYFRAASGYRPGGPNGLKPTADLSIVKPAFGSDSLWSYELGYKADLLDRSLSLETSIYDIEWSNIQQPIRSGSFSYFTNGGNARVRGAELGLKWTPIKDWQFTTSAAAIDARLTNDAPGLKATAGSRLPVTAPFSLTVGALHHFNVAGQAAYAGATAAYMGKRDAGYVGSTAAPSFKLPAYTQIDLQAGIDFRRFSLAGYVRNLGDSRGLTYAGLASAGLQAGNVLQPRTIGMTLSVPF; from the coding sequence GTGCAAGCCACATCGCCGCATCTGCTTCGCCCCCTCACCCTGGCCTTGGCGCTGGCCCTGGCCAGCCTGGGCAGTGCCGCTCAAAACGCGGCGCCCGCGGTGAGCGCGGCACAGCCTCAGCCGCTGAACATACCCGCCCAGGCCGCGCCCCAGGCCCTGCTGCAGCTGATGGAGCAGACCAAGCTGCAGCTGATCTATTCACCGGACCTGCTGCGCGGCATCACCACCAAGGCCGTCAAGGGCAGCTTCACGCCGATGGAGGCGCTGGCCCGCATGCTGGAAGGCACGGGCCTGCAGGCAGTGGGGACGGGCGTCAACGCCGCCACCATCCGCCCTACGCTGCCAGCGCCCGACCGCAGCGATAGGGTCGAAGCGCTGGATACCGTAATGATCAGCGCGACGCGCCGCCGCGAACCGGTGCGCGAGATACCGCTGCAAGTGAGCGTGCTGCAGGGCGAGGCGCTGGAGCGCTCCGGCGCCCGGTCGCTGGCCGACTACATCTCCGGCCAACCCGGCGTGAACCTGTCGGATACCGGCGGCCTGACCAAGTCGCTGAGCATACGCGGCGTGACGACCGGGCAGCAGACCGTCGCCACCGTCGGCGTCTATGTCGATGATGTGGCCACCGGCTCCAGCGGCCCTTACTCGGCCGGCGCCGGCACGCCGCTGAACATGGGTCTGCTGGACCTGCATCACATCGAGATCCTGCGCGGCCCGCAGGGCACCCTGTACGGTGCCGGCGCGATGGGCGGCGTGCTCAAGTACGTGACCAACGAACCCGACAGCAGCGCCTTCGGCGGCAAGGTGACGCTGGGTGCCTCGGCCACCCAGAACGGCGGCACCGGCTGGACGGCCAGCGCCGTGGTCAATGCACCGCTGAAGGAGGATGTGGCCGCGCTGCGCGTGGCCGCGTTCCATGACCAGTTCGGCGGCTATATCGATGCAGTCGGCGTGGCCGCCGGCCCGGACGTCAACCGCGGCAAGACCGAGGGCGCCCGCGTCTCGCTGCTGCTGACGCCGACCAGCCGCCTGACCGTGCGCCTGAGCGCGATGACGCAGAAAGCCAACCGCGAGGGCCAGGGCCTGGTCGATCTGAGCCCGAGCACCGGCCAGCTCATCGAAGGCGATCTGAAGCGCCGCATCTACGCCAGCGAGCCCTTCAGCAACAACACCAGCCTGTACGGCATTGATGCGGAGTACGACTTCGGCCCGGCGCGGTTGAACGCCATCACCTCGGCGCAGGACACCTCGATCCAGGCGCTGATCGACATCAGCCCGGCGGGCCTGGCGTTGCTGGCCGGCATGGGCGTGCCCGCCAAATCGGTGGGGGCGGATTCCCACGTCACCCAGCACCGCGTGAGCCAGGAGTTCCGGCTGACCTCCCGTGCCAGCCGCAGCATCGAATGGCTGGCCGGCCTGTACCTGACCCGAGAGCGGGCCAGCACCGACGGCGGCATCGCCGCGACGCTGAAAAGTGGCAGCCCGATGGTGCTGCTGAAGACCTCGCTGCCCAGCACCTACAAAGAGGTCGCGGGCTACGGCGACATCACCTGGCATGCCACGCCGGCGCTGGCCCTGACCGCCGGCCTGCGCCTGGCGCGCAACAGCCAGAACTACCACGATATGTCTTCCGGCCTGCTGGTCGGCGGGACTTCGGACACCCCGGGCAGCTCGTCGGAAACCAGCACCACCTATCTGGCCACCGCCAAGTACGCGCTGTCGCCGCTGAGCAATGTCTACTTTCGCGCCGCCAGCGGCTACCGGCCAGGCGGCCCGAACGGCCTGAAGCCCACCGCCGACCTCTCCATCGTCAAGCCGGCCTTCGGGTCCGACTCGCTGTGGAGCTATGAGCTGGGCTACAAGGCCGACCTGCTGGACCGCAGCCTGAGCCTGGAGACCTCGATCTACGACATCGAGTGGAGCAATATCCAGCAGCCGATACGCAGCGGCTCGTTCAGCTACTTCACCAACGGCGGCAATGCCCGTGTGCGAGGCGCCGAGCTGGGACTGAAGTGGACACCGATCAAAGACTGGCAGTTCACCACCTCGGCCGCCGCCATCGATGCCCGCCTGACCAATGACGCGCCCGGGCTGAAGGCCACCGCCGGCTCGCGTCTGCCGGTGACCGCTCCGTTCTCGCTGACGGTGGGCGCGCTGCACCACTTCAATGTGGCCGGGCAGGCGGCCTATGCGGGCGCCACAGCAGCCTATATGGGCAAGCGGGACGCTGGCTACGTCGGCAGCACGGCGGCGCCCAGCTTCAAGCTGCCGGCCTACACGCAGATCGATCTGCAGGCCGGCATTGACTTCCGCCGCTTCAGCCTGGCCGGCTATGTGCGCAATCTCGGCGACTCGCGAGGCCTGACCTACGCAGGCCTGGCCTCCGCCGGGCTCCAGGCCGGCAACGTGCTGCAGCCGCGCACGATAGGCATGACGCTCAGCGTCCCGTTCTGA
- a CDS encoding FecR domain-containing protein yields MTVVMNFERTPQAEEQARDWVVRIDAGPLSADERQLLQQWLAQDASHPRLLDEHALLWATASRARFPAAAAHAAPAGTAWQGPVLRRSGWAWALGSLGSLGSAVLVATLWLNGSLQPSATDLTLAALHVTAIGKPEPVALPDGSRTELNAASSLRVAYSPERRRVLLERGEGLFDVAKDKTRPFEVVAGDTVVRAVGTRFLVQRHGDGRVEVTVYEGVVEVTKPVAASAEIADAKDAQASPQPLRLGMGQTAVSAAQHTLVALAEPQAMGRKLAWQQGRIEFDRTPLLDALEEVNRYSSLPIRMNDASLQTMLVSGSFSTRDTAVFLRSLEQGFGLRVQRAGDAWVLSRADVR; encoded by the coding sequence ATGACTGTTGTGATGAATTTCGAGCGCACGCCGCAGGCCGAAGAGCAGGCGCGTGACTGGGTGGTGCGCATAGACGCAGGCCCACTCAGCGCCGATGAACGCCAGCTGCTGCAGCAGTGGCTGGCGCAGGACGCCAGCCACCCGCGCCTGCTGGACGAGCACGCGCTGCTGTGGGCCACGGCCAGCCGCGCCCGGTTTCCGGCCGCGGCCGCCCACGCCGCGCCCGCCGGGACCGCATGGCAGGGCCCCGTCCTGCGCCGATCCGGATGGGCCTGGGCCCTGGGCTCGCTGGGCTCCCTGGGCAGCGCCGTGCTGGTGGCGACGCTGTGGCTGAACGGCTCGCTGCAGCCCTCGGCCACCGATCTGACCTTGGCCGCCCTGCATGTCACGGCCATCGGCAAGCCGGAGCCGGTGGCACTGCCGGACGGCTCGCGCACCGAGCTCAATGCCGCGTCAAGCCTGCGCGTGGCCTACAGCCCCGAGCGCCGCCGCGTGCTGCTGGAGCGTGGCGAGGGCCTGTTCGACGTCGCCAAGGACAAGACCCGGCCCTTCGAGGTGGTGGCGGGCGACACCGTGGTGCGTGCGGTGGGTACGCGCTTTCTGGTGCAGCGCCATGGCGACGGTCGGGTCGAGGTGACGGTCTACGAAGGCGTGGTCGAGGTCACCAAGCCGGTGGCCGCCAGTGCGGAGATTGCCGACGCAAAAGATGCCCAGGCCAGCCCGCAGCCGCTGCGCCTGGGCATGGGCCAGACGGCCGTGAGTGCCGCCCAGCACACGCTGGTGGCGCTGGCCGAGCCGCAGGCCATGGGGCGCAAGCTGGCCTGGCAGCAGGGCCGCATCGAGTTCGATCGCACACCGCTGCTGGACGCGCTGGAAGAGGTCAACCGCTACAGCAGCCTGCCGATACGGATGAACGATGCCTCGCTGCAGACCATGCTGGTGTCGGGCTCGTTCTCGACGCGGGACACGGCGGTGTTCCTGCGCAGCCTGGAGCAGGGCTTCGGCCTGCGCGTGCAGCGCGCCGGCGATGCCTGGGTGCTGAGTCGCGCCGATGTGCGTTGA
- a CDS encoding RNA polymerase sigma factor: MNLIETYRRRSKALERYVRRLLGNSADAADVSQEAFLRVYAAELGGQTPVSEALLYTVARNLALSELRKRTTRATDAVGDMDVLGVIAPGANPEAQMEERQLIDAVEAAMQRMAPKCLEVFQLRKIDNLSHAEIGQRLDISTKTVERHITRALQLCHEALAEHEAGGRQRAARLGGQS, encoded by the coding sequence ATGAACCTGATTGAAACCTATCGACGACGCAGCAAGGCGCTGGAACGCTATGTCCGGCGCCTGCTGGGCAACAGCGCCGATGCGGCCGATGTGTCGCAGGAGGCCTTTCTGCGCGTCTACGCCGCCGAACTGGGCGGTCAGACGCCGGTCAGCGAGGCGCTGCTCTACACGGTGGCGCGCAATCTGGCACTCAGCGAGCTGCGCAAGCGCACCACCCGGGCCACCGACGCGGTCGGGGATATGGATGTGCTGGGCGTGATTGCCCCAGGCGCCAATCCGGAGGCCCAGATGGAGGAGCGCCAGCTGATCGATGCCGTCGAGGCGGCCATGCAGCGCATGGCGCCCAAATGCCTGGAGGTGTTCCAGCTGCGCAAGATAGACAACCTGTCGCATGCCGAGATCGGCCAGCGCCTGGATATTTCCACCAAGACCGTGGAACGCCATATCACGCGCGCGCTGCAGCTCTGCCATGAGGCCCTGGCCGAGCATGAGGCCGGCGGCCGCCAGCGCGCCGCACGCCTGGGAGGGCAATCATGA
- a CDS encoding DUF3037 domain-containing protein gives MHSTYDYAIVRVVPRVERGEFVNVGVILSCSASGFLQARVELDNAAVTALHALSPALDMEQIRSSLAAIPLICAGGPAAGAMSALSVRERFHWLVAPRSTSVQTSPVHTGRCTDLHQALDCVFDRMVRR, from the coding sequence GTGCACAGCACCTATGACTACGCGATCGTGCGCGTGGTGCCACGCGTGGAGCGCGGCGAATTTGTCAATGTGGGCGTGATCCTGTCCTGTTCGGCCAGCGGCTTCTTGCAGGCCCGGGTGGAGTTGGACAACGCCGCCGTGACGGCGTTGCACGCGCTGTCGCCAGCGCTGGACATGGAGCAGATCCGCAGCAGCCTGGCCGCCATCCCGCTGATCTGCGCCGGCGGCCCCGCGGCGGGCGCCATGAGCGCCCTGTCGGTGCGCGAGCGCTTCCACTGGCTGGTGGCCCCGCGCAGCACCAGCGTACAGACCTCGCCGGTGCACACCGGCCGCTGCACCGACCTGCACCAGGCGCTGGACTGCGTGTTCGACCGCATGGTCCGCCGATAG
- a CDS encoding HipA family kinase — protein sequence MRTVNVTRYVTPLREGGSLPAIVEGDDDGLYVLKFRGAGQGPKALIAELVAGELARAAGLAIPEIVFAQLDGDLARTEPDPEIQDLIRASGGLNLALDYLPGSVTFDPLVDSTDAALASAIVWFDAFVSNVDRSPRNANMLMWHRKLWLIDHGAALYFHHNWSTGRQRSSAPFTMIKDHVLLPRATALREADALMSARLGPEVIQAVTQLIPDGWLQADECFADAAAQRDAYRQYFLERLQSPHEFLEEALRAQHL from the coding sequence ATTCGCACCGTCAACGTCACCCGCTATGTCACGCCGCTGCGCGAAGGCGGCTCGCTGCCCGCCATCGTCGAAGGCGATGACGACGGCCTGTACGTGCTGAAGTTCCGCGGTGCGGGCCAGGGGCCGAAGGCGCTGATTGCCGAGCTGGTGGCCGGCGAGCTGGCACGCGCGGCGGGCCTGGCCATCCCGGAGATCGTGTTCGCCCAGCTCGACGGCGACCTCGCCCGCACCGAGCCTGACCCGGAGATCCAGGATCTGATACGGGCCAGCGGCGGGCTCAATCTGGCGCTGGACTATCTCCCTGGCTCGGTCACCTTCGACCCGCTGGTGGACAGCACCGATGCCGCGCTGGCCTCGGCCATCGTCTGGTTCGACGCCTTTGTGTCCAATGTGGACCGCAGCCCCCGCAATGCCAATATGCTGATGTGGCACCGCAAGCTGTGGCTGATCGATCACGGCGCGGCGCTCTACTTCCATCACAACTGGAGCACCGGCCGGCAGCGCAGCAGCGCACCGTTCACCATGATCAAGGACCATGTGCTGCTGCCTCGGGCCACCGCGTTGCGCGAGGCCGACGCCCTGATGAGCGCACGCCTCGGACCGGAGGTGATCCAGGCCGTCACGCAGCTGATTCCCGACGGCTGGCTGCAGGCCGACGAATGCTTCGCCGATGCCGCGGCCCAGCGCGACGCCTACCGCCAGTATTTTCTCGAGCGCCTGCAATCACCGCATGAATTCCTGGAGGAGGCCCTGCGTGCACAGCACCTATGA